The Flavobacterium sp. 123 genome contains a region encoding:
- the panD gene encoding aspartate 1-decarboxylase: MQIQVVKSKIHRVKVTGADLNYIGSITIDETLLDASNIIEGEKVSIVNINNGERFETYAIKGEKNSGTITLNGPAARKVQKDDIIIIISYATLDFEEAKTFKPWIIFPNENDNSLT, from the coding sequence ATGCAAATCCAAGTCGTAAAATCAAAAATTCACAGAGTAAAAGTAACAGGAGCCGATCTTAATTACATCGGAAGTATTACTATTGACGAAACATTACTAGACGCTTCCAATATTATTGAAGGCGAAAAAGTATCCATTGTAAACATCAATAATGGAGAACGTTTTGAAACCTATGCCATCAAAGGCGAAAAAAATTCTGGAACTATAACCCTAAATGGTCCTGCCGCTCGAAAAGTCCAAAAAGACGATATTATCATCATTATTTCTTATGCTACTTTAGATTTTGAAGAAGCAAAAACATTTAAACCTTGGATTATTTTTCCAAACGAGAATGATAATTCTTTGACTTAA